The following is a genomic window from Limnochordia bacterium.
GGTAAGTCACTTCAATATTGCCGATGAAACTGATCATCAAGCTATGTCCGACGTGCTGAATCTGCACAAATTGCTTAAGATGATTCAGCCCAAACACTGGATTCCTGTCGGAGCCACGAAACAAAAGAGCAGACGATGGCCTAGTAAAATCAAACCGAGGAAGATAGAAGACATAGACTTGCCAATCCCAACAACTGGGGTTCTTGCGGGTGAAACCGTATGCTTTACAGGGCAGAGCGACTATCCAAGGCATACGATGCAAGAAATTGCCTTGAAAAACGGTGCAGAACTATCTAGTAACGTGACATTGAAGACGACTATGTTAGTTCTTGGTTCTGGTCCTGGGAGCAAATTGGATAAGGCACGTGCGAGGGGCCTCTTCATCATACCGGATAAGGAGTTCTTCAGGATGTTGGGACTTACGGAAACGGACAAGGAATCGGTGTAGTATTGGGCAAGAACAAGGACATTCGAAGTTGCTGTTAGGCACCACGAATTGAGATTTATCACCTGCAACAGATTAGTTTAGCCGTAGGAATGGATGGAAGTGGCCGCACTACACAGACAACTTGACGGTCTTGGATGGATATGATTACCCGTCTAGCGTTATTCTAGGTTATTGCTCACTTTGACCAAATCGTAGTAAACACCGTGTTCAGAGTCATCCGGTTAGGCTATGGAAAATCGTGGCTAAACACAGGAGTCCTATGAATTGTTTTTCCCAAACCGCAGATGCTTACCATCGATTGACGATTTCCTTGGGGTTTTCTTCGTTGTAGGGAGACATCGTTTCGCACATGCTTGGGC
Proteins encoded in this region:
- a CDS encoding 3'-5' exonuclease — encoded protein: MLLIDLETQSYAVESGIYEVACLVSEGYELIDELYLGKEIDGFTGSKKYGYGFYDISQDNEYIDAFRGFLSKYPYPIVAHNCPFDKKFLVYYGWVKKDYPFYCSMRAIRNEVSSLESYSMSALVSHFNIADETDHQAMSDVLNLHKLLKMIQPKHWIPVGATKQKSRRWPSKIKPRKIEDIDLPIPTTGVLAGETVCFTGQSDYPRHTMQEIALKNGAELSSNVTLKTTMLVLGSGPGSKLDKARARGLFIIPDKEFFRMLGLTETDKESV